Proteins encoded in a region of the Nicotiana tomentosiformis chromosome 9, ASM39032v3, whole genome shotgun sequence genome:
- the LOC138899491 gene encoding uncharacterized protein, whose amino-acid sequence MAIRQRKMKSPVEWWKQYGHSTPDLQKFAIEVLSLTCSSSGCERNWSVFEHIHTKKRNKLTLKRVNDLVFIKYNRTLRCRYNARNVIDPISLDNIDDANEWLTGVPKDHADEEVFEETSDFT is encoded by the exons ATGGCGATTAGACAAAGAAAGATGAAGTCACCAG TTGAATGGTGGAAGCAATATGGCCATTCCACTCCAGATTTACAAAAGTTTGCCATCGAGGTTCTAAGTCTAACATGTAGCTCATCCGGGTGTGAAAGGAATTGGAGCGTGTTTGAACAT ATTCATACCAAAAAGAGGAACAAACTAACCTTGAAGCGTGTCAATGATCTAGTCTTCATTAAGTACAATAGAACATTGAGGTGTCGTTACAACGCTCGCAATGTAATTGATCCAATTAGTTTGGACAACATCGATGATGCTAATGAATGGCTAACTGGAGTCCCAAAAGATCATGCAGATGAAGAAGTATTTGAGGAAACTTCTGATTTCACTTGA
- the LOC104089177 gene encoding uncharacterized protein: MPQGDYIELHRKRFGRRHDHEERKRKREAREVKERSQKAQKTLGIKGKMLAKKRYAEKAQMKKTLAMHEESSSRRKVDDDVHDGAVPAYLMDRETTTRAKILSNTIKQKRKEKAGKWEVPLPKVRPVAEDEMFRVIRSGKRKTKQWKRMVTKATFVGAGFTRKPPKYERFIRPSGLRFTKAHVTHPELKCTFNLEIIGVKKNPNGPMYTSLGVITKGTIIEVNVSELGLVTPAGKVVWGKYAQVTNNPENDGCINAVLLV, translated from the exons ATG cCGCAGGGAGATTATATAGAGTTACACAGGAAGAGATTTGGTCGTCGCCATGATCACGAGGAGCGTAAACGTAAGAGGGAGGCTCGTGAAGTTAAGGAGCGCTCCCAAAAAGCCCAAAAG ACGTTGGGTATTAAGGGTAAAATGCTTGCTAAGAAGCGGTATGCTGAAAAGGCCCAAATGAAGAAAAC ATTGGCTATGCATGAAGAGTCATCGAGTCGTCGCAAGGTTGACGATGATGTGCATGACGGTGCTGTTCCTGCATATCTGATGGACCGTGAAACGACCACAAGAGCTAAG ATTCTTAGCAACACAATAAAGCAAAAGCGGAAAGAGAAAGCTGGAAAATGGGAGGTGCCTCTGCCTAAG GTTAGGCCTGTGGCTGAGGATGAGATGTTCAGAGTGATAAGATCTGGCAAAAGGAAGA CAAAGCAGTGGAAGAGAATGGTTACAAAAGCCACCTTTGTCGGAGCAGGGTTTACCAGGAAACCTCCAAAGTATGAGCGGTTCATCCGCCCGTCTGGCTTACGGTTCACTAAAGCCCACGTGACGCACCCTGAGCTTAAATGCACATTCAACCTTGAGATCATCGGGGTGAAGAAGAATCCTAATGGTCCAATGTATACTTCACTAGGTGTTATAACCAAGGGTACCATCATTGAG GTTAATGTCAGTGAACTTGGTCTTGTCACTCCTGCTGGGAAAGTTGTATGGG GTAAATATGCTCAAGTGACTAATAATCCTGAAAATGACGGTTGTATCAATGCAGTTCTCCTCGTGTAG